From the genome of Chloroflexota bacterium, one region includes:
- a CDS encoding class II histone deacetylase — translation MTMELLRTGLAYHPRFLAHDTGLALVSAPVPVDGPFQVTPHPEGPYRVQAVHRTLEMTGLLERLTPVAFEIVDDDVLALVHTDGYIEHLKMACATGASEAGSYVPICTASEEIARLAVGATIATVDAVLDGTLSNAFALVRPPGHHAPADAAMGYCLYNNVAIAARHARQRGVERIAIVDWDVHHGNGTESIFLDDPSVLYISTHQDAWYPADTGQAEVVGKGAGMGFNVNIPLPPGSGDATYARAYERLVAPILREFRPDLVLVSAGQDPNAYDPMGRMAVSSDGFRTIARRVLDTATDVAGGRVAIVLEGGYGGYAPVCTWSIIEELAGWRSGVEDPYRSWYGATPPATLVAPEAEAALARAAGIQSRTWHGVSV, via the coding sequence ATGACGATGGAGCTACTGCGGACGGGGCTTGCCTACCACCCGCGATTCCTTGCCCACGACACGGGTCTAGCCCTCGTCAGTGCCCCGGTGCCGGTCGATGGACCGTTTCAGGTGACGCCGCACCCTGAGGGCCCGTATCGTGTGCAGGCGGTTCACCGCACGCTCGAGATGACAGGGTTGCTCGAGCGGCTCACTCCAGTCGCGTTCGAGATCGTCGACGACGACGTCCTGGCGCTTGTCCACACCGACGGCTACATCGAGCACCTCAAGATGGCCTGCGCGACTGGAGCATCCGAGGCGGGGTCCTACGTCCCGATTTGCACCGCATCCGAGGAAATCGCCCGCCTCGCCGTCGGAGCCACGATCGCGACCGTGGACGCGGTCCTTGACGGCACCCTCTCGAACGCCTTCGCTCTGGTCCGACCACCCGGCCATCACGCTCCGGCCGACGCCGCTATGGGGTACTGCCTCTACAACAACGTGGCCATCGCCGCCCGTCACGCCCGCCAGCGTGGTGTCGAACGGATCGCGATCGTGGACTGGGACGTTCATCATGGCAACGGGACCGAGTCCATCTTCCTCGATGATCCGTCCGTTCTGTACATCTCAACCCACCAGGATGCCTGGTATCCGGCCGACACTGGTCAGGCGGAGGTCGTGGGCAAGGGTGCCGGAATGGGCTTCAACGTGAATATCCCGCTCCCCCCGGGGAGCGGGGATGCGACCTACGCGCGCGCATACGAGCGCCTCGTCGCGCCGATCCTGCGCGAGTTCCGACCCGACCTCGTCCTCGTGTCGGCCGGCCAGGACCCGAATGCCTACGATCCGATGGGCCGGATGGCCGTCAGCTCGGACGGCTTCCGGACGATCGCCCGCCGCGTCCTGGACACCGCCACCGACGTGGCTGGCGGCCGCGTGGCCATAGTGCTCGAGGGCGGGTACGGCGGCTATGCGCCCGTCTGCACATGGTCGATCATCGAGGAACTCGCCGGCTGGCGGAGTGGGGTGGAGGACCCATACCGATCATGGTACGGGGCTACTCCGCCCGCGACGCTTGTTGCGCCGGAGGCGGAGGCGGCACTGGCCCGAGCGGCAGGGATCCAGAGCCGGACCTGGCACGGCGTCTCCGTCTGA
- a CDS encoding DUF2000 domain-containing protein, with the protein MIVVDDALPRWQVANIAVVLGATLGARGIVSLGHDLTDPEGELHPAIVEATVPVLAAPAAELAGLRRGALARGLLVLDFNSAARDSSTYEEYAGRVEAAVPVLLGLALHGPRRVVTSIVGNLRSLH; encoded by the coding sequence GTGATTGTCGTCGACGATGCCCTGCCACGCTGGCAGGTCGCCAACATCGCGGTCGTGCTCGGCGCGACCCTCGGCGCTCGGGGCATCGTTTCACTGGGCCATGACCTGACCGATCCCGAGGGCGAGCTGCATCCCGCCATCGTGGAGGCCACCGTGCCCGTGCTCGCCGCCCCCGCCGCGGAGCTTGCCGGCCTTCGGCGTGGCGCGCTGGCTCGCGGGCTGCTGGTCCTCGACTTCAACTCCGCCGCCCGCGACAGCTCGACGTACGAGGAATATGCCGGGCGCGTGGAGGCCGCCGTGCCGGTCCTCCTCGGGCTCGCGCTGCACGGCCCGCGGCGCGTCGTCACGAGCATCGTCGGCAACCTGCGGAGCCTGCACTGA
- a CDS encoding nucleoside phosphorylase, which produces MHAAHRDRPSETVAAPDADEARPSAPIVERSDLAEPSAFTPESLLREARRQKGLPASDVPRVCVLDPDGDIVRDLIGSGRARQDPDWACYHTLLHLVDADGLRYGIIGGAVGASFAVLVAEELFASGCQFLVSVTSAGQILELRAPPYFVLIERALRDEGTSYHYLPPARYVEADSTLIDLVGTALRGVDVVIERGSTWTTDAPFRETATEIAERRSEGVLAVEMEAAALYAFARARGRSVVCFAHITNRMGQAERDFEKGDASGAREALLLIEAVALALP; this is translated from the coding sequence ATGCACGCAGCGCATCGTGACAGGCCCAGCGAAACCGTGGCGGCACCGGACGCGGACGAGGCACGGCCGAGCGCGCCGATCGTCGAGCGCAGCGACCTCGCCGAACCGTCCGCATTCACGCCCGAGAGCCTGCTCCGTGAGGCGCGCCGGCAGAAGGGGCTCCCCGCCTCGGATGTTCCGCGAGTGTGCGTCCTCGATCCCGACGGGGACATCGTCCGCGACCTCATCGGGTCGGGTCGTGCCCGCCAGGATCCCGACTGGGCCTGTTACCACACGCTGCTCCACCTGGTCGATGCCGACGGCCTCCGATACGGGATCATCGGTGGAGCGGTGGGCGCCTCGTTCGCGGTCCTCGTCGCCGAAGAGCTGTTCGCATCCGGTTGCCAGTTCCTCGTGAGCGTGACCTCTGCCGGCCAGATCCTCGAGCTTCGGGCGCCGCCCTACTTCGTCCTCATCGAGCGGGCCCTCCGCGATGAAGGCACGAGCTACCACTACCTGCCGCCAGCGCGCTACGTCGAGGCCGACTCCACCCTGATCGATCTCGTCGGGACGGCCCTGCGCGGCGTCGACGTCGTCATCGAGCGCGGCAGCACATGGACGACCGATGCCCCGTTTCGCGAAACCGCGACCGAGATCGCCGAACGGCGGAGCGAGGGCGTCCTCGCGGTCGAGATGGAGGCGGCCGCCCTCTATGCCTTTGCCCGTGCGCGTGGGCGTTCGGTCGTCTGCTTTGCGCACATCACGAACCGGATGGGCCAAGCGGAGCGCGACTTCGAGAAGGGGGACGCGAGTGGGGCGCGCGAAGCGTTGCTGCTCATCGAGGCCGTCGCGCTGGCACTGCCGTGA
- a CDS encoding EAL domain-containing protein, whose translation MNRVDRERAFVVLRSAQRALLRAEDEAELLDSICRIAVDEAGYRLAWVGLAEDDPERTVRPVAQAGAEAGYLGSITITWADTPLGHGPTGSAIRTGRPVIGRNFLTDPELAPWREQAISHGFASSLALPLRADDGPFGVLTIYATTLNAFTADDVELLSGLADDLAFGITMLRTRAARGAAEEGLRRSERSLAEAQRIAHIGSWEWDFASDAVRWSDEHCRIYGLEPGTFGGTNEALHAFVHPEDRAGMDAADRRSREDGLPYSLTHRIIRPDGTVRLVHEDGEAIRDSSGRPVRMVGTVQDITERVQLEAQQTRLARLLDELASEIYVFDAGTLRFTGANAGALRNLGYSLDELRAMTPLELKTELTPASFADLLAPLRTGARDQVAFETLHCRKDGSTYPVEVRVHLLATEVPPVFVAVIEDITERIAAGAERTRLVSAIEQTADSIWMHDLDSIVTYVNGAFSRAYGYEPAEIVGRYAGIVDSGRHEPAFWSELWASVRAGRTWSGSIVNRRRDGTLFEVEAVISGIRDAAGQLIGYMQTDRDVTRERALESALARDARERQMIESALGRIDPADAPEAIAAAACAEIVGLPEIDSALVIGLGGDHGRILAVTGRMGLVLTAGTAIPDARAGYLRERAATGPWVEAWQARPEDGAYGVTITATGVHTAGYAPLKGPHGVVGVIGVGVHEAHNAERIIERLPALATFGAIVGALVAPGLAARHREDGARAAVQAILDAAAFSPFFQPIVEFHSGAVVGYEALSRFDNGTPPEAVFALAARAGLGIELETATLGAALEVAAVLPPGAYLSLNASPALIGSEALRALLAGSERGIVLEVTEHVGIDDYGALRHELAALGPSVRLAVDDAGAGYASLRHILELAPDFVKLDIGLIRGIDADPARQALIAGIGYFAVKGKVHLIAEGIETTAELRALRGLAIGYGQGYLLGRPQDGRAPGPWPTRIDLPSLAI comes from the coding sequence ATGAATCGGGTCGATCGCGAGCGTGCCTTCGTCGTCCTCCGCTCGGCCCAGCGCGCCCTGCTGCGGGCCGAGGACGAGGCGGAGCTGCTCGACTCGATCTGCCGGATCGCGGTCGACGAGGCTGGCTATCGACTCGCCTGGGTCGGGCTCGCCGAGGATGATCCGGAGCGGACCGTCCGCCCGGTCGCCCAGGCCGGAGCCGAGGCCGGGTACCTCGGATCGATCACGATCACCTGGGCAGACACCCCGCTCGGCCATGGACCAACCGGGTCGGCGATCCGCACCGGCCGCCCCGTCATCGGCCGGAACTTCCTCACCGATCCCGAGCTCGCCCCGTGGAGGGAGCAGGCGATCAGCCACGGCTTCGCCTCCTCCCTCGCGCTGCCCCTGCGAGCCGATGACGGTCCGTTCGGAGTGCTCACGATCTACGCGACCACGCTGAATGCGTTCACCGCCGATGACGTGGAGCTGCTCAGCGGTCTCGCCGACGACCTCGCGTTCGGGATCACGATGCTGCGGACCCGCGCGGCTCGTGGGGCGGCCGAAGAGGGACTCCGCCGCAGCGAGCGCAGCCTCGCCGAGGCCCAGCGGATCGCTCACATCGGGAGCTGGGAGTGGGACTTTGCGTCGGATGCAGTCCGCTGGTCCGATGAGCATTGCCGGATCTATGGCCTCGAGCCGGGCACGTTCGGCGGGACGAACGAGGCGCTGCACGCGTTCGTCCACCCGGAGGACCGAGCCGGCATGGACGCGGCGGACCGTCGCTCGCGCGAGGACGGTCTCCCCTACTCCCTCACCCACCGGATCATCCGACCCGACGGTACCGTGCGGCTCGTGCACGAGGACGGCGAGGCGATCCGCGACTCGTCGGGTCGCCCGGTCCGGATGGTCGGCACGGTCCAGGACATCACCGAGCGAGTCCAGCTCGAGGCGCAGCAGACGCGGCTGGCCCGGCTGCTCGATGAGCTAGCCAGCGAGATCTATGTCTTCGACGCCGGGACCCTGCGCTTCACCGGAGCGAACGCCGGCGCCCTCCGGAACCTTGGCTACTCGCTCGACGAGCTCCGCGCGATGACGCCCCTCGAGCTCAAGACCGAGCTGACCCCGGCCTCGTTCGCCGATCTGCTGGCCCCGCTCAGGACCGGCGCGCGCGACCAGGTCGCCTTCGAGACGCTCCATTGCCGCAAGGACGGCTCCACGTACCCCGTCGAGGTGCGCGTCCATCTCCTCGCCACCGAGGTGCCGCCGGTCTTTGTCGCGGTCATCGAGGACATCACGGAACGGATCGCGGCGGGCGCAGAGCGAACGCGCCTGGTCTCGGCGATCGAGCAGACGGCCGACTCGATCTGGATGCACGACCTCGACAGCATCGTCACGTACGTCAACGGAGCGTTCAGCCGCGCCTATGGCTATGAGCCCGCCGAGATCGTCGGTCGCTATGCGGGGATCGTCGACAGCGGCCGCCATGAGCCCGCGTTCTGGTCGGAGCTCTGGGCCTCGGTCCGGGCGGGTCGGACCTGGTCCGGCTCGATCGTCAACCGTCGCAGAGACGGAACGCTCTTCGAGGTCGAGGCGGTCATCTCCGGCATCCGCGACGCCGCCGGGCAGCTCATCGGCTACATGCAGACCGACCGGGACGTGACCCGGGAGCGCGCCCTCGAGAGCGCTCTCGCGCGCGATGCCCGCGAGCGGCAGATGATCGAATCCGCCCTCGGCCGGATCGATCCGGCCGATGCGCCCGAGGCGATCGCCGCCGCCGCCTGCGCCGAGATCGTCGGGCTTCCGGAGATCGACTCGGCCTTGGTGATCGGGCTCGGGGGCGACCACGGGCGGATCCTCGCCGTGACGGGGCGGATGGGACTCGTGCTCACCGCCGGGACCGCGATCCCCGACGCCCGGGCGGGCTACCTTCGCGAGCGGGCCGCAACCGGGCCGTGGGTCGAAGCCTGGCAGGCCCGGCCCGAGGACGGCGCCTACGGCGTGACGATCACGGCGACTGGCGTCCACACCGCCGGGTATGCTCCGCTCAAGGGTCCCCACGGTGTCGTCGGCGTAATCGGCGTCGGCGTCCACGAGGCGCACAACGCGGAGCGGATCATCGAGCGCCTGCCGGCTCTCGCGACGTTCGGTGCGATCGTCGGGGCGCTCGTCGCTCCCGGGCTCGCGGCCCGCCATCGCGAGGACGGCGCCCGGGCCGCCGTCCAGGCGATCCTCGACGCGGCGGCCTTCAGCCCGTTCTTCCAGCCGATCGTCGAGTTCCACAGCGGGGCGGTCGTCGGCTACGAGGCCCTCAGCCGCTTTGACAACGGCACCCCGCCCGAGGCCGTCTTCGCCCTCGCCGCCCGGGCGGGGCTCGGGATCGAGCTCGAGACGGCCACACTCGGCGCCGCCCTCGAGGTGGCGGCGGTCCTCCCGCCCGGGGCGTACCTCAGCCTCAACGCCTCGCCGGCGCTCATCGGATCGGAGGCGCTCCGGGCGCTCCTCGCGGGGAGCGAGCGAGGGATCGTCCTCGAGGTCACCGAGCACGTCGGGATCGACGACTACGGGGCGCTCCGCCACGAGCTCGCGGCGCTCGGGCCGTCCGTCCGCCTCGCGGTCGACGATGCCGGCGCCGGGTATGCCAGCCTCCGCCACATCCTCGAGCTCGCGCCCGACTTCGTGAAGCTCGACATCGGGCTCATCCGCGGGATCGACGCCGATCCCGCCCGCCAGGCGCTCATCGCCGGGATCGGCTACTTCGCGGTGAAGGGCAAGGTCCACCTCATCGCCGAGGGGATCGAGACCACGGCCGAGCTCAGGGCGCTGCGGGGACTCGCGATCGGATATGGCCAGGGCTACCTCCTCGGCCGTCCCCAGGATGGTCGGGCGCCGGGACCGTGGCCGACTCGGATCGACCTGCCGAGCCTCGCGATTTGA
- a CDS encoding D-glycerate dehydrogenase — MTPTGRTSRPAALVDLLITPAFPTPLVERLAAGFTFEQVQPDVDTARAELLARVGRARALCSTGADRIDAELLDAAPELLVVANFGVGYDGVDVVAAADRGVWVANTPDVLTESTADVALLLLLGTLRRAGEGFEHVRHGRWKASDPGAFWGVDPGGLTLGILGMGRIGQALAARVAPLGMRTIYHNRTRLAAEREAELAATWVPLDELLERADVVSLHVPLSAETRGLIGRPQLARMRRGVFIINTARGALVDEAALIEALGSGHVAGVGLDVFAREPRVPRALREHPGAFLLPHLGSATRRTREAMMRLCLENAVAVLRGGRPSTPVNEPRPDRARARARR, encoded by the coding sequence ATGACCCCCACCGGCCGAACCTCGCGTCCAGCCGCCCTGGTCGACCTGCTCATCACCCCCGCGTTCCCGACGCCCCTCGTGGAACGCCTGGCCGCGGGGTTCACGTTCGAGCAGGTGCAACCCGACGTCGACACGGCGAGGGCGGAGCTGCTGGCCAGGGTCGGAAGAGCCCGGGCCCTCTGCTCGACGGGCGCCGATCGGATCGACGCAGAGTTGCTCGATGCCGCTCCGGAGCTCTTGGTCGTGGCCAACTTCGGGGTCGGCTATGACGGTGTCGACGTAGTCGCGGCGGCCGACCGTGGCGTGTGGGTCGCGAACACCCCGGACGTGCTGACTGAGAGCACGGCCGACGTCGCACTGCTCCTCCTGCTCGGGACGCTGCGCCGAGCTGGCGAGGGCTTCGAGCATGTCCGCCACGGCCGCTGGAAAGCGAGCGACCCGGGCGCCTTCTGGGGCGTGGATCCGGGCGGGCTCACGCTTGGAATCCTGGGCATGGGTCGCATCGGCCAAGCGCTCGCCGCGCGGGTGGCGCCACTCGGCATGCGCACCATCTACCACAACCGAACCCGTCTCGCGGCGGAGCGCGAGGCGGAGCTGGCCGCCACCTGGGTGCCCCTCGACGAGCTCCTCGAACGCGCCGACGTGGTGAGCCTGCACGTGCCGCTCTCGGCCGAGACACGCGGTCTGATCGGGCGGCCGCAGCTGGCTCGCATGCGGCGCGGCGTGTTCATCATCAACACCGCCCGCGGCGCGCTTGTGGACGAGGCCGCGCTCATCGAGGCCCTCGGATCGGGCCATGTCGCGGGCGTGGGGCTCGACGTCTTCGCGCGGGAGCCGCGGGTCCCGCGCGCCCTGCGCGAGCACCCCGGCGCCTTCCTCCTGCCGCACCTGGGGAGCGCGACGCGGCGCACCCGCGAGGCGATGATGCGCCTCTGCCTCGAGAATGCGGTGGCCGTCCTGCGCGGCGGGCGACCGTCGACGCCCGTCAACGAGCCGCGCCCCGACCGCGCGAGGGCCCGGGCGCGTCGATGA
- a CDS encoding carbohydrate kinase encodes MQEQRGLPVATGTAVPAADGEILPVPRSLGGSRHRRTGGAGGPARQHAPATSAGRPLVVALDIGSSSVRAGLFAADGRPVDGCHVQLGYAWETGRDGGVTIAAERLLDLTASVLDGLVARAGDLLADAVAGGISCFFHSLIGLDGQGRPLTPLHSWADTSAAAEAALLARAVDPPTLLQLTGAPLHAGYWPARIRRLRAANPAVRSWAGFPELLLERLTGEAPIGMTMASGTGLFDRRTDRWAIDLLDLLGLDERELPAIVDDDRPIGHLRAAAALRWPALAHVAWFPAWGDGACGNVGLGCTAPDRAALMIGTSGALRVLLPEPAAPIPAGLFGYRLGRDRSLLGGQLSEGGGVVAALAKLLRRSPAALQREAALLEPAAGELSVLPFLAGERGVGYHDTARGALAGLRLDTSAAEIYRGFLEAIAFRFAEVDERLTRALSRPAHVTAAGGALRRSPLWVGIIADVLGRPVEMSLVWEASSRGAALLALAGCGAITDVASVAPPPSRQVQADPARHARYLEARGRQAELYRRLIDAPGPSRGRGAAR; translated from the coding sequence GTGCAAGAGCAGCGGGGCCTGCCAGTAGCGACGGGCACCGCTGTGCCCGCCGCGGATGGCGAGATCCTCCCGGTGCCGCGATCCCTCGGTGGGTCGCGGCACCGACGTACCGGGGGCGCGGGCGGTCCGGCCCGGCAGCACGCCCCGGCCACGAGCGCCGGCCGGCCGCTCGTGGTGGCGCTCGATATCGGTAGCTCGTCGGTGCGAGCCGGCCTCTTCGCCGCCGACGGCCGGCCGGTCGACGGCTGTCACGTCCAGCTGGGCTACGCCTGGGAGACCGGTCGCGACGGCGGGGTGACCATCGCCGCGGAACGGCTCCTGGACCTCACGGCGAGCGTCCTGGACGGACTCGTAGCGCGGGCTGGCGACCTTCTCGCCGACGCCGTCGCGGGCGGTATCTCCTGCTTCTTCCACAGCCTCATCGGACTTGACGGCCAGGGCCGTCCGCTGACGCCGCTCCATTCGTGGGCCGACACGAGCGCCGCCGCCGAGGCGGCTCTCCTGGCGCGGGCCGTCGATCCTCCCACGCTCCTTCAGCTGACGGGCGCCCCGCTGCACGCCGGCTACTGGCCGGCGAGGATCCGTCGCCTGCGTGCCGCGAACCCGGCCGTCCGCTCCTGGGCCGGCTTCCCCGAGCTGCTCCTGGAGCGCCTCACGGGGGAGGCCCCGATCGGCATGACGATGGCCTCCGGGACCGGACTGTTCGATCGGCGGACCGACCGCTGGGCGATCGACCTCCTCGACCTCCTCGGGCTCGACGAACGGGAGCTGCCCGCCATCGTCGACGACGACCGGCCGATCGGTCACCTGCGCGCCGCCGCCGCGCTCCGGTGGCCGGCGCTGGCCCACGTCGCCTGGTTCCCGGCCTGGGGGGACGGCGCTTGCGGCAACGTTGGGCTCGGCTGCACGGCGCCCGACCGGGCGGCGCTGATGATCGGAACGTCCGGCGCCTTGCGGGTCCTCCTGCCCGAGCCGGCGGCCCCCATCCCCGCCGGCCTGTTCGGGTACCGGCTGGGGCGTGACCGGTCGCTGCTGGGCGGGCAGCTGAGTGAAGGTGGCGGGGTCGTGGCGGCGCTCGCCAAGCTCCTCCGGCGCTCCCCGGCTGCACTCCAGCGGGAGGCGGCGCTGCTCGAACCGGCCGCCGGCGAGCTTTCCGTCCTGCCTTTCCTGGCTGGAGAACGCGGCGTCGGCTACCACGACACCGCGCGCGGGGCGCTTGCCGGCCTCCGTCTCGACACGAGCGCCGCCGAGATCTACCGCGGTTTCCTCGAGGCGATCGCCTTCCGCTTCGCCGAGGTCGACGAGCGGCTCACGCGGGCCCTGTCCCGACCGGCTCACGTGACGGCCGCGGGCGGCGCCCTGCGGCGCTCCCCACTGTGGGTCGGCATCATCGCCGACGTCCTGGGCCGTCCCGTCGAGATGTCCCTCGTCTGGGAGGCCTCGAGCCGGGGAGCCGCCCTGCTGGCGCTGGCGGGGTGCGGCGCGATCACGGACGTTGCGTCGGTGGCCCCACCACCGTCACGGCAAGTGCAGGCGGACCCTGCTCGGCACGCCCGGTACCTGGAGGCGCGCGGTCGGCAGGCCGAGCTCTATCGCCGGCTCATCGACGCGCCCGGGCCCTCGCGCGGTCGGGGCGCGGCTCGTTGA